The following proteins are encoded in a genomic region of Spirochaetota bacterium:
- a CDS encoding ADP-ribosylglycohydrolase family protein, translating into MRRRMFGGLWGAVIGDALGVPVEFKSRDEVRRDPVTGMRGYGTFHLPAGSWSDDSSLLLCTADSLARGYDLKDIADRFMKWMTGGLWTPYGSAFDIGNATAHAIKRLQRGISPELSGGDTERDNGNGSLMRIIPVAVCFYTFGIDEFIQRIHAISSITHRHPRSLMACGIYCLIARNLIEGKTAMDAYREAIDLASDIYDRDPFRQELRHFRRILGGKIGSLPEEAINSSGYVIDTLEASLWCLLNTESYSEAVLRAVNLGHDTDTTGCVTGGLAGICYGIQGIPEEWINVIVRRDDIAGLFDMLITSNNI; encoded by the coding sequence ATGAGGCGGCGTATGTTCGGCGGTCTCTGGGGGGCTGTTATCGGCGACGCCCTGGGGGTCCCGGTGGAATTTAAAAGCCGGGATGAAGTAAGGCGTGACCCGGTAACGGGGATGCGGGGCTACGGCACCTTTCATCTGCCGGCTGGCTCCTGGTCGGACGATTCGTCGCTCCTGCTCTGTACGGCCGACAGCCTGGCCCGCGGCTATGATCTGAAAGACATTGCTGACAGGTTCATGAAGTGGATGACAGGGGGCCTGTGGACGCCGTACGGCAGCGCCTTCGATATCGGAAACGCCACAGCCCATGCAATAAAGAGGCTTCAGCGCGGAATTTCACCGGAATTATCAGGGGGCGATACTGAAAGAGATAACGGAAACGGATCGCTTATGCGCATCATTCCAGTGGCGGTATGCTTTTACACTTTTGGGATCGATGAGTTCATTCAGCGTATCCACGCCATATCCTCAATAACCCATCGGCACCCGCGTTCCCTCATGGCCTGCGGCATCTATTGCCTCATTGCCCGAAACCTTATCGAGGGGAAAACAGCCATGGATGCTTACCGAGAGGCGATAGACCTGGCATCGGATATATATGACAGGGATCCCTTCAGGCAGGAGCTGCGCCATTTTCGGCGGATCCTTGGCGGCAAGATCGGGTCGCTGCCGGAAGAAGCAATCAACTCTTCCGGGTATGTGATCGATACGCTGGAAGCTTCCCTGTGGTGTCTCTTGAACACCGAATCGTACAGCGAAGCGGTGCTTAGGGCCGTGAACCTGGGGCATGATACTGATACGACCGGGTGTGTGACTGGCGGGCTGGCGGGTATATGTTATGGAATTCAGGGGATCCCGGAAGAATGGATTAATGTCATAGTGCGCAGGGATGATATTGCTGGTTTATTTGATATGCTTATAACCTCAAATAATATCTAA
- a CDS encoding WYL domain-containing protein, with translation MENNIIIPDPEKKLAVIKRYLHIIALLQNNQDPKDWNGNSLADTLSRDENIALSDKNIRDYINKNIIEELGIDVDIEKGAHRIELSAPLDEEMLARLLNIYCLFVATDSSREVILRQLMKRRPNDCLWVLARIYFAIKEKKRISFDYTTNDGRYIHCVMNPFHLVLRNNNLYLYGHRINGDKDYNPILIINRFEKLKVLDESFNETAPPVDELFRDTLGSFLGEKYNVRIRYTQDVAISMEQFLGIVEPKITFFDEGNYYEARFDVSDGLYLCKQLFMYGKEVEILEPKDVRDLMVKMLKESMGVYC, from the coding sequence ATGGAAAATAACATAATTATTCCCGATCCTGAGAAAAAGCTCGCGGTTATTAAAAGATATCTGCATATAATAGCCCTTCTGCAGAACAACCAGGATCCCAAGGATTGGAACGGCAACAGCCTGGCCGATACTCTTTCCCGGGACGAAAACATAGCGTTAAGCGACAAGAACATCCGGGACTATATAAACAAAAACATAATTGAGGAGCTTGGAATCGACGTTGATATTGAAAAAGGCGCTCACCGGATTGAGCTTTCAGCGCCCCTGGACGAAGAGATGCTTGCCCGTCTACTGAATATCTACTGCCTCTTCGTGGCAACTGATTCATCCCGTGAAGTCATCCTGCGACAGCTCATGAAGAGGCGTCCCAATGACTGCCTTTGGGTTCTTGCACGCATCTACTTTGCCATCAAGGAAAAAAAACGCATCTCCTTCGATTACACGACCAACGACGGCCGCTATATTCACTGCGTCATGAATCCTTTCCATCTGGTTCTCAGGAATAACAACCTGTACCTCTACGGTCACCGTATTAATGGCGATAAAGATTATAATCCGATTCTCATCATTAACCGCTTCGAGAAGCTCAAGGTCCTGGATGAATCCTTCAATGAAACGGCGCCGCCGGTAGATGAATTGTTTCGAGATACCTTGGGCTCTTTTCTGGGTGAAAAATATAATGTGCGTATTCGGTATACCCAGGATGTGGCGATCTCCATGGAGCAGTTTCTGGGCATCGTGGAGCCGAAGATTACCTTCTTTGATGAAGGCAACTATTATGAAGCACGATTCGATGTTTCCGATGGTCTATACCTGTGCAAACAGCTTTTCATGTATGGCAAGGAAGTTGAAATACTCGAGCCAAAGGATGTACGGGATCTCATGGTCAAGATGCTGAAGGAGAGCATGGGTGTGTATTGTTGA
- a CDS encoding tetratricopeptide repeat protein has protein sequence MTEIREMLETYQRLYQELDEIGGPEKNGELFETIIYMEEDILKAVDLPPAQKYRSLLWEKDMDDIISKLEEAREEYDSRPIHDPTLIIMDAIFRHIDEPENILPMVGFSHHTYQIFLFSGKLLSSEDLSEIEKIIAEMKRAEEHLNDLGLLSEGGTREYPDLYRKLIDLGFEYLDEFLMHNDKFDLNDEDMDVRQFFLRGILNARKGNKDDAIRDFSSALKLRPDKAVIYYNRALAYESEKDLIKAFEDYSKAIEIDPEYYMALCNRGILLAFADQYDKALEDFNQAIEARPDMPFAYINRGNLYAELAKFELSIEDFTKAIALDPDIAYLYCNRGISFYRLGKKEKALEDLEKSASMGHDLAKKALDELFPTEGASH, from the coding sequence GTGACTGAAATCAGAGAAATGCTCGAAACTTACCAGAGGCTCTACCAGGAGCTCGATGAGATCGGAGGACCGGAGAAAAACGGCGAGCTCTTCGAAACGATAATATACATGGAGGAGGATATCCTCAAGGCTGTTGATCTCCCTCCGGCGCAGAAGTACCGTTCACTGCTCTGGGAGAAAGACATGGATGATATTATATCGAAACTGGAGGAGGCACGGGAAGAGTACGATAGCCGGCCGATTCACGATCCGACCCTCATAATCATGGACGCCATTTTCAGGCATATCGACGAACCTGAAAACATACTGCCCATGGTGGGTTTTTCCCATCACACGTACCAGATATTCCTATTCAGCGGGAAGCTCCTCTCCTCGGAAGACCTGTCTGAAATAGAAAAGATAATAGCGGAGATGAAGAGAGCAGAGGAACACCTCAATGACCTGGGGCTGCTCTCTGAGGGCGGGACCAGGGAATATCCGGACCTGTATCGGAAGCTTATAGACTTGGGTTTTGAATATCTTGATGAATTCCTGATGCATAACGATAAGTTCGACCTTAACGATGAAGACATGGATGTGCGGCAATTCTTCCTTCGGGGAATATTAAACGCCAGGAAAGGGAATAAAGATGATGCAATCAGGGATTTTAGCTCTGCCCTGAAACTTAGACCTGACAAGGCGGTTATCTATTATAACCGCGCGCTGGCTTATGAGAGTGAAAAAGATCTTATTAAGGCCTTTGAAGATTATTCAAAAGCCATTGAGATAGATCCTGAATATTACATGGCATTGTGCAACAGAGGCATATTGCTGGCCTTTGCGGACCAGTACGACAAGGCCCTGGAAGATTTTAACCAAGCCATAGAGGCCAGGCCTGATATGCCGTTTGCGTATATCAACCGTGGGAACCTGTACGCCGAGTTGGCAAAGTTCGAGCTCTCCATTGAGGATTTTACCAAGGCAATCGCTCTTGATCCCGATATTGCATACCTTTATTGCAACCGGGGAATCAGCTTTTATCGTCTCGGTAAAAAGGAGAAGGCCCTCGAAGACCTGGAAAAATCCGCTTCCATGGGCCATGACCTGGCAAAGAAGGCCCTGGATGAATTGTTTCCTACGGAAGGCGCCAGTCATTGA
- a CDS encoding MBL fold metallo-hydrolase, translating to MNLTIHRGTHEIGGSCVELESNGSRIVIDIGIPLVNKDGTRFNINDYNDIPDQELLINEVLPKINGIYKWDKESTPLDGLIISHPHADHYGLYRYLSNELPVYLGKATGELIRITSIFGKQHAHTKILIGNPNYFLKNKSFTCGNFKITPFIMDHSAFDSYAFLIEADGKKMIYSGDFRHHGRKKYALPQFVKNVGKGADTMLLEGTMMGRESGKVLTEEDIEDKGIELSKNTQGMVFLYFSPQNIDRLVGFYKAASSTKRLFVIDVYTAYILLKLSKFAKIPYPSKSFRNIRIFFVGNYLDRLPVDEKEEFIKAMACYKISSEEIMSMPGKIMMTIRGSMINSLKKMNCLNGALFIYSMWEGYLKDKSMEKMMEFLNNNEIQRYILHTSGHASIDTLKHVVEAIKPKSLIPIHTFRPDQYNILGHHNIIRLKDGESYII from the coding sequence ATGAATCTCACCATTCACCGCGGCACCCATGAAATTGGCGGCTCCTGTGTTGAGCTCGAAAGTAATGGCAGCCGTATTGTTATAGACATAGGCATACCTCTTGTCAACAAAGATGGGACGCGGTTCAACATTAATGACTACAACGATATTCCTGACCAGGAGTTGTTAATAAATGAAGTCCTTCCTAAAATAAATGGTATCTATAAATGGGATAAGGAATCTACTCCATTAGATGGATTAATAATTTCCCATCCACATGCTGACCATTACGGTCTTTATAGATATTTATCCAACGAATTGCCGGTATATTTGGGAAAGGCGACTGGTGAACTAATAAGAATTACATCTATCTTTGGGAAACAGCATGCACATACAAAGATACTAATCGGAAATCCTAATTATTTTTTAAAAAACAAATCATTCACCTGCGGAAATTTTAAGATTACCCCTTTTATCATGGACCATTCAGCCTTTGATTCTTATGCATTTTTAATTGAGGCCGATGGGAAAAAAATGATCTATTCCGGCGATTTCAGGCATCATGGAAGAAAAAAGTATGCCTTACCACAGTTTGTGAAAAATGTTGGGAAAGGAGCGGATACAATGCTGCTTGAAGGGACTATGATGGGGCGAGAATCAGGAAAAGTATTAACCGAGGAGGATATTGAGGATAAAGGTATAGAGTTATCAAAAAATACTCAGGGTATGGTATTCTTATATTTTTCTCCACAAAATATCGATCGTCTTGTTGGCTTTTATAAAGCAGCATCTTCAACAAAAAGATTGTTTGTTATTGATGTTTATACCGCATATATCCTGTTGAAATTGAGTAAATTCGCGAAAATACCATATCCCTCAAAATCATTCCGCAATATTAGAATCTTCTTTGTCGGGAACTATCTCGATAGACTCCCTGTTGACGAAAAAGAAGAATTCATTAAAGCCATGGCGTGCTATAAGATATCATCTGAAGAAATCATGAGCATGCCTGGGAAAATCATGATGACAATCAGGGGATCGATGATTAATTCATTAAAGAAAATGAATTGCCTGAATGGCGCGCTATTCATTTATTCAATGTGGGAAGGTTATCTTAAAGATAAATCAATGGAAAAAATGATGGAATTCTTGAACAATAATGAGATTCAACGATATATCTTGCATACGAGCGGCCATGCGAGTATTGATACATTAAAACATGTCGTTGAAGCCATAAAACCGAAGTCTCTTATTCCAATCCATACTTTTCGTCCTGATCAGTATAATATATTGGGGCATCATAACATCATAAGACTCAAAGATGGCGAATCTTATATAATTTAA
- a CDS encoding thermonuclease family protein → MKRYIVFVFIIMFICPFVLQAGGQNARVLYVIDGDTLKIIYDGKKQSIRLIGIDAPESKKNKKAFKDSRRSAEDINAIVSQGRVAKKYVKGLVKKGDRIKIQFDVEKRDKYRRLLGYVYLPDGRMLNDVIIRNGYASPLTIPPNVKYRKRFLGSYQYARKHRLGLWK, encoded by the coding sequence ATGAAGCGATATATTGTCTTTGTATTTATCATTATGTTTATCTGCCCCTTCGTTTTACAAGCCGGCGGGCAAAATGCCAGGGTGCTATATGTAATCGACGGCGATACCCTGAAGATCATATATGACGGCAAAAAGCAATCCATTCGGCTCATTGGCATAGACGCCCCTGAGTCGAAGAAAAACAAAAAGGCCTTTAAAGACTCGCGTCGCAGCGCCGAGGATATCAACGCCATTGTGTCCCAGGGCAGGGTGGCAAAGAAGTATGTCAAAGGCCTGGTTAAAAAAGGTGATAGAATAAAAATACAGTTCGATGTTGAAAAGAGAGACAAATACCGCAGGCTCCTGGGATATGTGTATCTTCCCGATGGGCGAATGCTCAACGATGTTATTATCCGTAACGGATACGCGAGTCCGCTGACGATTCCACCCAATGTCAAATATAGAAAGAGGTTCCTGGGGTCATACCAGTATGCCAGGAAGCACCGGTTAGGTTTGTGGAAATAA
- a CDS encoding single-stranded DNA-binding protein, giving the protein MNKVHINGRLIKDPALKELENNNAVCTFFIANDVHFGANKKTGFYKVTAWGHQARIISEHSKTGSELFITGRLEQYRYEDEKGETVYDNSIVVEQFDFGARAAAVEKSA; this is encoded by the coding sequence ATGAACAAAGTTCACATCAACGGTCGTCTTATCAAGGATCCAGCCCTTAAGGAGCTGGAAAACAACAATGCTGTCTGCACGTTTTTCATTGCCAATGACGTGCATTTCGGCGCAAACAAGAAGACCGGGTTTTACAAGGTGACTGCCTGGGGGCACCAGGCCCGCATCATCTCGGAACATTCCAAAACCGGATCGGAGCTCTTCATCACTGGACGGCTTGAGCAGTACCGATATGAAGACGAGAAGGGTGAGACTGTGTACGACAACAGCATAGTTGTCGAGCAGTTCGATTTTGGGGCGAGGGCCGCTGCGGTCGAGAAATCAGCCTAA
- a CDS encoding WYL domain-containing protein: MEAYWQMIMDITGCHITPHGLYIPGNPYKFILWNELLLIILSFAMTIVWLKNRALRRQLARERLRAYKHGYKPVNHIYDRIAHCHVHFEIVKKIIGEYNLIWLKYIDFQGNVTERTIEFHELFQKDGHWYIEGFCLLRCEARSFRVDRIIEIKPVIDDANGQHLPEYLGENILNDDIPWSHI, from the coding sequence ATGGAAGCCTACTGGCAAATGATAATGGATATCACGGGCTGTCATATCACTCCCCATGGTTTGTATATTCCCGGGAATCCATACAAGTTCATCCTGTGGAATGAGCTACTGCTTATCATACTGTCTTTCGCCATGACGATTGTGTGGCTCAAGAACCGGGCCTTGAGACGCCAGCTCGCCCGGGAGCGTCTAAGAGCGTACAAACATGGATATAAGCCTGTTAATCATATATATGATAGAATTGCTCATTGTCATGTACACTTCGAAATAGTAAAGAAAATCATCGGGGAATATAATCTTATCTGGTTGAAATATATTGATTTTCAAGGGAATGTTACTGAACGGACCATCGAATTCCATGAACTATTTCAAAAAGATGGGCACTGGTATATCGAGGGTTTCTGCCTGCTCCGCTGCGAGGCAAGGTCCTTTCGGGTGGACAGGATAATTGAAATAAAGCCGGTTATTGATGATGCAAATGGACAACATTTACCCGAATATCTTGGTGAAAATATTTTAAATGATGATATTCCCTGGTCCCATATATGA